The Vigna radiata var. radiata cultivar VC1973A unplaced genomic scaffold, Vradiata_ver6 scaffold_122, whole genome shotgun sequence genome window below encodes:
- the LOC106753007 gene encoding homeobox-leucine zipper protein ANTHOCYANINLESS 2, whose protein sequence is MSFGGFLEVKQSGGGGRIVSDIPYSNGSNHSNDIMPSGAISQPRLASPTLAKSMFNSPGLSLALQSDVDGQGDMNRLMPENFEQNGLRRSREEEHESRSGSDNMDGASGDDFDAADNPPRKKRYHRHTPQQIQELEALFKECPHPDEKQRLELSRRLNLETRQVKFWFQNRRTQMKTQLERHENSLLRQENDKLRAENMSMREAMRNPMCSNCGGPAMIGEISLEEQHLRIENARLKDELDRVCALAGKFLGRPISSLTSSIGPPLPNSSLELGVGSNGFGGLSTVPSTLPDFGVGISSPLAMMSASTRPTATSTVVTGGLDRSVERSIVLELALAAMDELVKMAQTGEPLWIRSLEGGREILNYEEYTRTMTPCIGLRPNGFVTEASRQTGMVIINSLALVETLMDSNRWSEMFPCMIARTSTAEVISNGINGTRNGALQLMHAELQVLSPLVPVREVNFLRFCKQHAEGLWAVVDVSIDTIRETSGAPTFVNCRRLPSGCVVQDMPNGYSKVTWVEHAEYDESQVHQLYRPLLSSGTGFGAQRWVATLQRQCECLAILMSSAVPSREHSAISSGGRRSMLKLAQRMTNNFCAGVCASTVHKWNKLNAGNVGEDVRVMTRKSVDDPGEPPGIVLSAATSVWLPVSPQRLFDFLRDERLRSEWDILSNGGPMQEMAHIAKGQDHANCVSLLRASAMNANQSSMLILQETCTDASGSLVVYAPVDIPAMHVVMNGGDSAYVALLPSGFAIVPDGSAPGGEQHGGASQKRASGCLLTVAFQILVNSLPTAKLTVESVETVNNLISCTVQKIKAALHSES, encoded by the exons ATGAGTTTTGGGGGGTTTCTTGAGGTCAAACAAAGTGGTGGAGGAGGTAGGATCGTATCAGATATTCCTTACAGCAACGGTTCCAACCACAGCAACGATATAATGCCCTCTGGTGCAATCTCGCAGCCTCGTTTAGCCAGTCCTACTTTGGCCAAATCCATGTTTAACTCTCCTGGCCTTTCTCTTGCGCTT caAAGTGATGTCGATGGACAAGGGGATATGAACAGATTAATGCCCGAGAATTTTGAGCAAAATGGGTTGAGAAGGAGCCGGGAAGAGGAGCATGAAAGCAGATCTGGCAGTGATAACATGGATGGAGCTTCTGGTGATGATTTTGATGCCGCCGACAACCCACCAAGAAAAAAGCGTTATCACCGACACACTCCTCAGCAAATTCAAGAGCTTGAAGC GCTTTTCAAGGAGTGTCCTCACCCGGATGAGAAGCAAAGGCTTGAACTCAGCAGAAGGCTGAATTTGGAAACGAGGCAAGTAAAGTTTTGGTTCCAAAATCGAAGAACACAAATGAAG ACACAATTGGAACGGCACGAGAACTCGCTGCTAAGGCAAGAGAATGACAAGCTTAGAGCGGAGAACATGTCTATGAGGGAGGCTATGAGAAATCCTATGTGCTCAAACTGTGGTGGTCCTGCAATGATTGGTGAGATTTCACTTGAAGAACAGCATCTGAGGATCGAGAATGCTAGGTTGAAGGATGAATTAGACCGTGTTTGTGCACTCGCTGGCAAGTTTTTGGGTCGCCCCATTTCTTCTTTAACAAGCTCAATTGGGCCTCCATTACCAAACTCAAGCTTGGAGCTTGGGGTTGGGAGCAATGGTTTTGGAGGTTTGAGCACTGTGCCTTCAACATTGCCTGATTTTGGGGTGGGGATATCGAGCCCCTTAGCTATGATGTCAGCTTCAACTAGACCAACTGCAACATCAACTGTGGTGACTGGTGGGCTTGACAGGTCAGTGGAGAGGTCTATTGTTTTGGAACTTGCTTTGGCTGCAATGGATGAGCTGGTGAAGATGGCTCAGACCGGGGAGCCTCTTTGGATCAGGAGTTTGGAAGGGGGAAGAGAAATTCTCAACTATGAGGAGTACACAAGGACAATGACACCTTGCATTGGTTTGAGACCCAATGGTTTTGTCACCGAGGCCTCTAGACAAACTGGCATGGTCATCATAAACAGCTTGGCTCTTGTTGAAACATTAATGGACTCA AATCGATGGTCAGAGATGTTCCCTTGTATGATTGCTAGAACCTCAACCGCTGAAGTTATATCTAATGGAATAAATGGAACTAGGAATGGTGCCCTTCAGCTT ATGCATGCTGAACTTCAAGTCCTTTCGCCCTTGGTTCCTGTTCGTGAGGTCAATTTTCTACGCTTTTGCAAGCAACACGCAGAGGGCTTGTGGGCAGTGGTGGATGTGTCCATAGACACCATCCGAGAAACTTCCGGTGCACCCACTTTTGTGAACTGTAGGAGGCTTCCTTCTGGTTGCGTAGTGCAAGATATGCCAAATGGTTACTCTAAG GTGACATGGGTGGAACATGCAGAATACGACGAAAGCCAAGTTCACCAACTGTACAGACCCTTGTTGAGCTCAGGCACGGGGTTTGGTGCACAACGTTGGGTTGCCACCCTTCAACGTCAATGCGAGTGCTTAGCCATTCTAATGTCCTCAGCAGTACCCTCTAGAGAACATTCAG CAATAAGCTCAGGTGGAAGGAGGAGCATGCTGAAGCTAGCACAACGGATGACGAACAATTTCTGTGCTGGAGTTTGTGCCTCCACTGTGCACAAGTGGAACAAGCTGAACGCGGGGAACGTGGGGGAGGACGTGAGGGTGATGACAAGGAAGAGCGTGGACGACCCGGGCGAGCCGCCGGGTATTGTTCTCAGCGCGGCCACGTCGGTGTGGCTGCCGGTGTCGCCCCAAAGACTCTTCGACTTCCTGCGCGACGAGCGGCTCCGGAGTGAGTGGGACATCCTCTCGAACGGTGGACCCATGCAAGAGATGGCTCACATTGCCAAGGGACAAGACCATGCTAATTGTGTCTCCCTCCTCAGAGCAAGT GCTATGAATGCCAACCAGAGCAGCATGTTGATTTTGCAGGAGACGTGCACCGACGCGTCGGGGTCGCTTGTGGTGTACGCGCCGGTGGACATTCCCGCAATGCACGTGGTGATGAACGGCGGCGACTCTGCCTACGTGGCGCTTCTCCCGTCAGGGTTCGCCATCGTCCCTGATGGATCCGCGCCCGGCGGAGAGCAACACGGGGGCGCGTCGCAAAAGAGAGCCAGTGGATGTCTTCTGACGGTGGCGTTCCAGATTCTCGTGAACAGCCTCCCGACGGCGAAGCTGACGGTGGAGTCGGTGGAGACCGTGAACAACCTCATCTCCTGCACCGTGCAGAAGATAAAAGCAGCACTTCACAGCGAGAGTTGA